A window of Nitrosopumilus sp. b3 contains these coding sequences:
- a CDS encoding thiamine pyrophosphate-dependent enzyme: MIRKEAVKIVAKSAGKNPIVSANGFMSRDLFEMNDKKSNFYMIGSMGLASSIGLGIALKNPKKQIFVFDGDGNILMNLGSLVTIGSLMPKNLVHVVFDNNSHESTGGQPTNSSKISLEKIANSVNYKIFVIKSKTRLISVLDQIKKQDGPIFLLIKISTSKERSKRVLWKPKTIRDRVVNSL; the protein is encoded by the coding sequence ATGATTAGAAAAGAGGCAGTAAAAATTGTTGCAAAAAGTGCTGGAAAAAATCCGATTGTTTCAGCTAATGGATTTATGAGCAGAGATTTATTTGAAATGAATGATAAAAAATCAAATTTCTACATGATTGGTTCAATGGGTCTCGCATCATCCATAGGATTGGGAATTGCTTTAAAAAATCCTAAAAAACAAATTTTTGTTTTTGATGGAGATGGCAACATCCTTATGAATTTAGGTTCTCTAGTCACCATAGGAAGTTTAATGCCAAAGAATTTGGTACATGTGGTTTTTGACAACAATAGTCATGAATCAACTGGAGGGCAACCTACTAATTCATCAAAAATAAGTTTGGAAAAAATTGCAAACAGTGTTAATTATAAAATATTTGTAATAAAGTCAAAAACTAGATTGATTTCTGTTTTAGATCAAATAAAAAAACAAGATGGGCCAATATTTCTATTAATCAAAATATCTACTAGTAAAGAAAGGAGTAAAAGGGTTTTATGGAAACCTAAAACTATTAGAGACAGAGTAGTAAATTCACTCTAG
- a CDS encoding sulfatase-like hydrolase/transferase, producing the protein MNRKNVIILMIDGGRLDRALSSTVFNRLKNNSAFFSQSVTYGPHTIAAMHAVFSGTYGNRTGTDSYWSTFKFKKDKFKTLTEYLHDLEYYTLADVVNELVIPKQGFDKFLIHDELKDDLTSRHCNYLEEMSKMNSEGKNFFLYQQYSNIHTGIMNEVLKVYDNFSDEYFSNKEKNEQRYDKLFADAEIYLETILQHIKTLELDKNSLILIMSDHGISVGEKIGERAYGAFCYDYTLRTFTYFVYPEIKPIEIKQQVRTIDFMPTILDYLNIPLSEKFEKIDGESLLSLINGNSIEEKLAFSETGNPLKDNRPPENPNTKSIRSSKWKFIFNEYDGSKELYDLESDPSEESNLIGKNLEIENILWKEIQNYL; encoded by the coding sequence ATGAATAGAAAAAATGTTATAATTTTAATGATTGATGGTGGAAGGTTAGATCGTGCTTTATCCTCAACTGTTTTTAACAGACTTAAAAATAATTCTGCCTTTTTCTCTCAATCTGTAACTTATGGACCTCATACTATAGCTGCTATGCATGCAGTTTTCAGTGGTACATATGGAAATAGGACTGGAACTGATAGCTATTGGTCTACATTCAAATTTAAAAAAGATAAATTTAAAACATTAACTGAATACCTTCATGATTTAGAATACTACACTTTAGCTGATGTGGTTAATGAATTAGTTATACCTAAACAAGGATTTGATAAATTTCTTATTCATGATGAACTAAAAGATGATCTTACTTCACGTCATTGTAATTACCTTGAAGAAATGAGTAAGATGAATTCCGAAGGAAAAAATTTCTTCTTGTATCAACAATACAGCAATATTCACACTGGTATTATGAATGAAGTTCTTAAGGTATATGATAATTTTAGCGACGAATATTTTTCTAATAAAGAAAAAAATGAACAACGTTATGATAAATTATTTGCAGATGCAGAAATTTATTTAGAAACAATTCTTCAACACATTAAAACTCTTGAATTAGATAAAAATTCATTAATTTTGATAATGTCTGATCATGGAATTAGTGTGGGAGAAAAAATTGGAGAAAGAGCATATGGTGCATTTTGTTATGATTACACTTTACGAACATTTACTTATTTTGTATATCCTGAAATAAAACCTATTGAGATCAAACAACAAGTACGAACCATAGATTTTATGCCTACAATTTTAGATTATCTAAATATACCACTTTCTGAAAAATTTGAGAAGATTGATGGTGAATCACTACTTTCTTTGATTAATGGTAATTCAATAGAAGAAAAACTAGCATTTTCAGAAACAGGAAATCCACTTAAGGACAATCGGCCTCCAGAAAATCCTAATACTAAATCTATACGTTCATCAAAATGGAAATTTATTTTTAACGAATATGATGGTTCTAAGGAACTTTATGATCTAGAGTCTGATCCATCTGAAGAAAGCAATCTTATTGGAAAGAATTTAGAAATAGAAAACATTCTTTGGAAAGAAATTCAAAATTATCTGTAA
- a CDS encoding NTP transferase domain-containing protein, whose protein sequence is MKAIIIAAGSAKRLGSQTKEMPKGLLDINGKSILERQIEILKNNNIEEIIIITGPHKDKFKFNKIRYLEDTEYEKHDVLLSLMAAKNEIRGDVITTYSDILFDEKILQQIIQSKVDIGIATDLNWESKYENRTEHPKSQADNVIIENNKIIKIKKNISQIAKNQKNGEFIGIMKFSEKGSKIFVDEFTRVEKNNPAPFRDAKTFKKSYLTDMIQEIIEQNILVEPIIVNGEWCEIDTPQDLENAKKKYI, encoded by the coding sequence ATGAAAGCTATCATTATTGCTGCAGGATCTGCAAAAAGACTAGGTTCACAAACTAAAGAAATGCCAAAAGGATTATTGGACATCAACGGTAAATCTATTTTAGAACGACAAATAGAAATTTTGAAAAACAACAATATTGAAGAAATTATCATAATTACAGGACCACATAAAGATAAATTCAAATTTAACAAAATTAGATATTTGGAAGACACAGAATATGAAAAACATGATGTTCTTTTGAGCCTAATGGCTGCAAAAAATGAAATTAGAGGAGATGTCATAACAACATATTCAGATATTTTGTTCGATGAGAAAATCCTACAGCAAATCATACAATCAAAGGTAGATATTGGAATTGCTACAGATCTAAATTGGGAATCAAAATATGAAAATAGAACAGAGCATCCAAAATCTCAAGCAGACAACGTAATAATTGAAAATAACAAAATTATAAAAATTAAAAAAAACATTTCACAAATTGCAAAAAATCAAAAAAATGGAGAGTTTATTGGAATAATGAAATTTTCTGAAAAAGGATCAAAAATTTTTGTGGATGAATTTACCAGAGTGGAAAAAAATAATCCAGCTCCATTTCGTGATGCTAAAACCTTTAAAAAATCTTATCTAACAGATATGATTCAAGAGATAATTGAACAAAATATCTTAGTTGAACCAATAATTGTAAATGGTGAATGGTGTGAGATTGATACACCGCAAGACCTAGAAAATGCTAAAAAAAAATATATCTAA